CCGGGGGGAACAGTGTGACCAAAACAGCGAGGAAAAGGTCAAAAAACGGGTCCTGAACCTGCCGATCATTCTGGCTGCCACCAACCTGGCGGTCTACATTGCCGTGCCCCTTGTTCTGATCTGCTATTTCTGGACTTTTGATATATTTTTTATGGATGTCAGGATTGTCTCACTTCTTTTCTTTCGCTCGGTGATGATCGGTCTGATTACGGCTTGCCTGTCGTTTTTTATCGTGGAAAGCTATGCCAGGAATGGCTGCATTCCCCTGGTTTTTCCGCAAGGCGGCCTGACCCGGGTGCCCGGAGCTGTGCGTATCGATGTCATGCGCCGGATTCGGCTGCTCAATCTTACCGGCACGCTTACTCCTTTTTTGATTCTGGTGGTGACCCTGGCCTTTGTTTTGTGGGACGTGATGGGTGAGCCGGATTTTTCCCGCCAGCTCGTTTTTGATATTTTTTCCTTTACCCTGGTGCTGTGCGCGATTTTCGTGGTGATTGGATTCCGGCTCAACCGCCTGGTGGGCCGCTCCATGGTCGAACCCATTTATGCCATGCTCGATGTGGTGGCAAAGGTGGAAAAAGGCGATTTTACCCAGCGGATGCGGGTGGTGTCCAATGACGAACTCGGGGTTCTGGCAGAGGCCGGCAACCGGATGATCCAGGGACTGGCCGAGCGCGAGCGAGTCCGGGAATCCTTTGGCCGATATGTCACCCCGGAGATTCGGGACAAGATCCTTTCCGGCGAGATTCCGCTGGACGGGGAAAAAAAGACGGCCACCCTGCTTTTTGCCGATTTGCGGAATTTTAGCCCGTTTGTGGAGTCAAACGCACCCGAAGAGGTGATCCTGAGTATGCGTGAATACTTTACCAGGATGGAGGAGGCGGTCCGGGCCAATGACGGGCTTGTCCTCCAGTATGTCGGTGATGAGATCGAGGCGGTATTCGGCGTTCCCCTGGAAGTTGAGGATCATGCGGATAAAGCGGTTTCTGCGGCGCTGCGGATGCGCCGGGGGCTGGCCGAGCTCAATGAAAAAAGGCGGCTGCAAGGCAGTCCGCCTTTCCGCCATGGGGTGGGTATCTGTTCCGGGCCGGTGCTGGCTGGAAATACCGGCAGCAGGGACCATCCCGCTTACGCACTGATCGGGGATACGGTCAATCGGGCCTCCAGGATACAGGAACTCACCAAGGAGCTTGACTGCGATATACTCATCGCCCGGGAGACCAGGGAGTTGCTTCGCGCTGAATATCGGCTGCGCGAAAAAGGCGCTTACAAAGTAAAGGGCCATATGAAACCAGTTGAAACCTACGAGCTTATTGCCGATGATCAACAGAAGGGCAATGTTTTAAATGACCAGGATGACAAAGCTGAATTTTAAATAAAAAAGGAGGAAATCATGGAACAGGTGTTAAAAAGTTTGACGCTTGAGTTTTTTGGCAGCGGGCAGCACAAGTTGACACCGGAAAAATTGTTTGAAACAGAGTCTGCCATTTTGCTGGATGTGCGATCCAGAGAAGAAGCGGCCTCCCTGTCCATCAACTTGAAAGCACACGAAAATATCGAGTGCCGGCATATCCCGATAAATGAAATGCCTGACCGATTTGATGAACTGCCGAAGAATCGTTTAATCGCGGTTTTCTGTCCGGCACAGGTCCGCTCCTCAATTGTCTATGCTTTTCTGCTGACCAAGGGGTTTGAGCAGGCAAAGGTTTTGGAGGGCGGTTATAACGCGCTTACCGAGGCCATCAAGCCGGGCATGCTCCTGAAACACATCCGGACCGAAGAGCAAAGGAGATAAGCACTGATGATGAATCTGGTCATTTGCTGTGCGCTGATTTTTATCGTGGCGGTCACCATGACAATGGTGGGCAAAGGGGGCGGCAATTTTTATGTGGTGATTCTGGCCATAGGCGGCCTTCCCATGCACCAGGCCGCTACTACCGGTCAGTTCATCCTTTTTGCTGCATCTGTGGCGGCCATGATCGTTTTTCAAAAAAACAAGGCCGTGTCATGGCCGCTGGCCTTTTTGGTCGGCGGCCTGACGGCTGTGGCCGCACTGGGCGGCGGCTACTTTTCGCATCTGTTCAGCGGTTTTGCCCTGAAAATCATCTTTGCGGGCATGCTGGCTGCCGCTGGTGCTGTCATGCTGGTTCCGGTTTCCGAAAACAAGCATCCGGAACGAACCCCGAGGTTTGGCACGTTATCCCTGAAATCAGGAGAGGATCGCTATTTTGTTAATCTCTGGATTGCTGTGCCTGTAACACTGCTCACCGGTTTTGGCTCCGGCATGGTCGGGGTCTCCGGCGGATCCTTTCTGGTGCCCCTGATGGTTGTCGCCTGCGGGGTGTCCATGCACAAAGCTGTGGGGACCGCCTCGATATTGATTGCGGCCATTGCCTTTATGGGGTTTACCGGCCATGCCGTGCAGGGCGATTTTAATCCGCAATGGGCGCTGCCTCTGGCTGCAATGACGGTTCTCGGGGGCATTCTCGGCGGAAATTTTGCCCTGAACACGAAGCCGAAATACCTGAAACAGATATTTGCCTATACAAATTGGCTGGCGGCGGCTTTTATGGTGATCAATGCAGTGATGGTGTGATGTGTGATTCATTTTCATCCGAAACGCCTTTTTACGGCAGCTATTTTCTCTGGCTCCAGAATAGCAGAAAACCCCCTGCCGCGATCATGGGCAGGGACAGGATCTGGCCCATGGTCAGAAAATCAAGGGCCACAAAGCCAAGATGGAGGTCGGGCTGCCGGAAAAATTCCACCAGAAAGCGGAAAAACCCGTAAAGAAGCAGAAAAAGTCCGAGAACCATGCCTCTGGGCCGCGGCTGCCGGGGAAAAAACCAGAGAATGAAAAATAAGACCACGCCTTCCAGCAGGGCTTCATAGAGCTGGCTGGGATGGCGGGGCACTGCGCCGGCACCCGGTCCGGGAAAAACCATCGCCCAGGGCACATCGCCGGGCCGGCCCCAGAGCTCGGCGTTGATAAAGTTGCCGATGCGGCCGGCAAAAAGGCCCGGCGGGGCCAGGGGGGCGACAAAATCCCCCAGATCCAGGAAATGGATATCATGTCGTTTCGCAAAAACCGAACCCGCCGCCACAATGCCGAGCAGTCCGCCGTGAAAGGACATCCCCCCGTGCCAGACCTTGAATATCTCCAATGGATCGGTGACCAATGCGGCGCTGTCGTAAAAGATCATGTAGCCCATCCTTGCGCCGATGAGAAGGCCGACTATGGCATAGAAGGCCAGGTCCTGAAACTGTGCCGGCGTCATCGGCGAATCCTTGCGCCTGGCGCGCCTGGTGCCCAGCACTAGGGCGGCGGCAAAACCGATAACATACATCAGCCCGTACCAGCGCACAGCCAGCGGGCCGATTTCAAATACAACCGGGTCTATTTCGGGCAGGACAATCATGCCGGAGGGCCGTGTTTCTCAAAATATCTTTTCACCCATGGCGATAATTTCCATATGCCAAGCATCAGCAGGACCTGGAACATGGGCACAACAGAAGGCGGCAGAACAGAA
The window above is part of the Desulfosalsimonas propionicica genome. Proteins encoded here:
- a CDS encoding adenylate/guanylate cyclase domain-containing protein; amino-acid sequence: MERVRTKRGSDFENGGFPRWRIYFSLYFRNIGANLLGLAIILVLNFFTPMTSEWVGKALLENGTGHYLMMLFPFILILVALLQYQFQSPVFAYLSARARGEQCDQNSEEKVKKRVLNLPIILAATNLAVYIAVPLVLICYFWTFDIFFMDVRIVSLLFFRSVMIGLITACLSFFIVESYARNGCIPLVFPQGGLTRVPGAVRIDVMRRIRLLNLTGTLTPFLILVVTLAFVLWDVMGEPDFSRQLVFDIFSFTLVLCAIFVVIGFRLNRLVGRSMVEPIYAMLDVVAKVEKGDFTQRMRVVSNDELGVLAEAGNRMIQGLAERERVRESFGRYVTPEIRDKILSGEIPLDGEKKTATLLFADLRNFSPFVESNAPEEVILSMREYFTRMEEAVRANDGLVLQYVGDEIEAVFGVPLEVEDHADKAVSAALRMRRGLAELNEKRRLQGSPPFRHGVGICSGPVLAGNTGSRDHPAYALIGDTVNRASRIQELTKELDCDILIARETRELLRAEYRLREKGAYKVKGHMKPVETYELIADDQQKGNVLNDQDDKAEF
- a CDS encoding rhodanese-like domain-containing protein: MEQVLKSLTLEFFGSGQHKLTPEKLFETESAILLDVRSREEAASLSINLKAHENIECRHIPINEMPDRFDELPKNRLIAVFCPAQVRSSIVYAFLLTKGFEQAKVLEGGYNALTEAIKPGMLLKHIRTEEQRR
- a CDS encoding sulfite exporter TauE/SafE family protein, with translation MMNLVICCALIFIVAVTMTMVGKGGGNFYVVILAIGGLPMHQAATTGQFILFAASVAAMIVFQKNKAVSWPLAFLVGGLTAVAALGGGYFSHLFSGFALKIIFAGMLAAAGAVMLVPVSENKHPERTPRFGTLSLKSGEDRYFVNLWIAVPVTLLTGFGSGMVGVSGGSFLVPLMVVACGVSMHKAVGTASILIAAIAFMGFTGHAVQGDFNPQWALPLAAMTVLGGILGGNFALNTKPKYLKQIFAYTNWLAAAFMVINAVMV
- the lgt gene encoding prolipoprotein diacylglyceryl transferase, with translation MIVLPEIDPVVFEIGPLAVRWYGLMYVIGFAAALVLGTRRARRKDSPMTPAQFQDLAFYAIVGLLIGARMGYMIFYDSAALVTDPLEIFKVWHGGMSFHGGLLGIVAAGSVFAKRHDIHFLDLGDFVAPLAPPGLFAGRIGNFINAELWGRPGDVPWAMVFPGPGAGAVPRHPSQLYEALLEGVVLFFILWFFPRQPRPRGMVLGLFLLLYGFFRFLVEFFRQPDLHLGFVALDFLTMGQILSLPMIAAGGFLLFWSQRK